A region from the Ciconia boyciana chromosome 1, ASM3463844v1, whole genome shotgun sequence genome encodes:
- the C1H13orf42 gene encoding uncharacterized protein C13orf42 homolog, whose protein sequence is MFKKIHSIFHPNSHRRNVTDDIPYCDVTGSAVRLIRSTSMYVLGGEQEKVSEPLKKCKSTTSIDSCFQPKEEDRDWMYSKTQDCLKYLQDLLALRKKYLDNINNLKSMHMPADSPRSTKSSKIGKKSFLPLPSKESSKAFMERKGPQSSSDVREAIAFFDSVIADLDSERCRRVPDVDLPNVDVDFDVATSTSEHSLHSNWILRAPRRYSEDTAQTAKTANQSQRNSQRRTTASRKRLERHPMYLPKAVEGAYNTLKFKPKTRKKEF, encoded by the exons ATGTTCAAAAAGATCCACTCTATATTTCACCCCAACTCCCACCGAAGAAATGTGACAGATGACATCCCTTACTGTGATGTCACAGGTTCTGCGGTGAGATTGATCCGCAGCACTTCTATGTATGTCCTTGGAGGTGAGCAGGAAAAAGTTAGTGAAccactaaaaaaatgcaaaagtacAACCAGCATTGACTCTTGCTTCCAGCCaaaagaggaagacagagaCTGGATGTACTCTAAGACCCAGGACTGCTTGAAGTACTTACAGGATCTGTTAgccttgaggaaaaaatatcttgacAACATCAATAACTTGAAATCCATGCATATGCCTGCAGATTCCCCAAGGTCCACAAAATCATCCAAAATTGGAAAGAAGTCATTTCTTCCACTTCCTTCCAAAGAGTCTTCTAAG GCATTCATGGAGAGAAAAGGCCCACAGTCCAGTTCAGATGTAAGAGAAGCAATAGCTTTCTTTGACTCAGTTATTGCAGACCTGGATTCAGAGAGATGTCGGAGAGTTCCTGACGTGGATCTGCCAAATGTGGATGTTGATTTTGATG TTGCTACCAGCACAAGCGAACACAGTCTACATTCAAACTGGATCCTTCGTGCTCCCCGGAGATACTCAGAAGATACCGCCCAAACTGCAAAGACTGCAAACCAGTCTCAAAGAAACAGCCAGCGGAGAACCACTGCCTCTAGGAAGAGATTGGAAAGACATCCCATGTACTTGCCCAAAGCTGTGGAAGGGGCATAtaacactttaaaatttaaGCCCAAAACACGTAAGAAGgaattttga